From the Devosia sp. FJ2-5-3 genome, the window CCGCCCGAAAGCTCATGGGGGTAGCGATCGAACACGGCCTCCGGATTGCGGATGTGCAGGCTTTCAAGCATGTCGAGCGCGATCTTTTTCGCCTCGGTCTTGCCCAGCTTGCGATTGCCGATGCGGATGGCTTCGACGATCTGCTTGCCCACCGGCATGACCGGATTTAGGGAGAATTTGGGGTCCTGCAGTACCATGCCGAGGCGGCTGCCGCGCAGTTTTCGCCTTTCGCCGCGGCTGGCTTTGAGCAAGTCGATCCCGTCAAACGACAATATATCGGCTTCGACGCGGGCGTAATCGGGCAGGACGCCGAGAAGGGCGCGGCCGGAGAGGGATTTGCCCGAGCCGCTCTCGCCGACAATGCCGAGCTTTTCGCGGCCGAGCGCGAAGCTGACGCCGCGCACGGCCTGATGCCAGCCGCCCTCTTCGGTGGGGAAGGAGATGCGCAGGTTTTTGATTTCGGCCAGGGGCGCGGTCATGATCTGGCCTTCAGGTGCGGGTCGAGCAGATCGCGGATGGCATCACCCAGAAGGTTGAAGCCGAGCGAGACGATGAAGATGGCAAAGCCGGGGACGGTTGCCACCCACCACTGGTCGAAGATGAATTTGCGGCCGGTGGAGATCATGGCGCCCCATTCGGGCAGGGGCGGCTGGGCGCCGAGGCCGATAAAGCCGAGGCCCGCGGCGGTGAGGATGATGCCGGCCATGTCGAGCGTCATGCGCACGATGACCGAGGAGAGGCACATCGGGATGATGTGAAAGAAGATGATGTGGAACTCCGACGCCCCGGCGAGGCGGACGGCGTTCACATAATCGCTGTTGCGCACGGCGAGGGCCTCGGCGCGGGCCATGCGGGCATAGGGCGGCCAGGCGGTGAGCGTGATCGCGATGGCGGCATTGACGATGCCGGGGCCGAGGGCGGCGACGAAGGCCAGCGCCAGGAGCAGTTTGGGGACGGCGAGGAAAACGTCGGTGATGCGCATGAAAAGCGCATCGAGCCAGCCGCCATAGGTGCCGGAAACGACGCCGATGAGCAGGCCAATGGGGGCCGAGGTGACGATCACCAGCGCGACGATAAGGAGGGTCAGGCGCGAGCCATAGATGACGCGGGAGAGGATGTCGCGCCCGAGTTCGTCCGAGCCGAGCCAGAATTCGGCCCCGGGCGCGGTAAGGCGGGCGGCAAGATTGGGCAGGTAGGGGTCAAAGGGCGCGATCAGCTCGGCAAAGGCGGCGCAGAAGAGGAGCGCCAGAAGAATGAAGAGGCCGAACATGCCCAGGGGATTGCGGGCAAAGCGGCGGGAAAAGCTGACGATCTGCTTCCAGCGAGCGCGACCGGCGCTGTCGACGGGAAGCGCGGTGTCCACGGCGCTCATTTGCTGGCCTCCCGGGTGCGCGGGTCGAGCGTGGCGTAGAGCACGTCCGAAAGCTGATTGAGGAGAATGAAGATGGCGCCGACAAGGAAGGTGCCGCCAAGCACGGCATTGATGTCGCCCCGGAACAGCGAGGAGGCAATGTAATTGCCGATGCCGGGCCAGCCGAAGACGGTTTCGATCAGCACCGAACCTTCGAGGAGCCCGCCATAGGAGAGGGCGATGATGGTGACGAGCGGAATGGCGGCATTGCGCAGGGCATGGCCGAGCACGACCTCAAGCTCGCTGGCGCCCTTGAGGCGCGCGGTGAGGACATATTCCTGGGTGAGCTGGTCGAGCATGAGCGAGCGCGTCATGCGCGAGAGATAGGCCATGGAAAAATAGCCGATGAGGCAGACCGGCAGGATGATGTGGCTGACAGCGTTCCAGAACACCTCCCACTCGCCGCGCAGCAGGCTGTCGATGAGGATGGAATTGGTGATGGGCTTGACCACGCCGACATAGAAGACGTCGAGCTGTCCGGGGCCGGCGACCCAGCTGAGCTTATAGTAAAACACATAGAGCCCGACGAGGCCGAGCCAGAAGATGGGCACCGAATAGCCGATCAGGCCGATGATGCGGATGAGGTGATCGGGCCATTTGTCGTGCCAATAGGCCGAGGCGACACCGGCAGGAATGCCGAGCACAACGCCGAGGACGAGGCCAAGCGTTGCCAGCTCCAGCGTGGCGGGGAAAAAGCTCAGGAGATCGGTGAGGACGGGGCGCGTGGTGGTGAAGGAGGTGCCGAAATCGCCCTGGAGGAGTTTCAGCGTATAGGAGGTGAACTGTTCCCAGACCGGTTTATCGAGGCCGAGCTCGTAGAAAACCTTGTCATAGGCTTCCGGCGTCGCCTTCTCGCCGACAATGGAGAGGACCGGATCGATCGGGATGACGCGGCCGATGAAAAAGGTCAGCGCGACAAGGCCGAGCAGGGTTATGGCGGTGGTGACCAGCCCGTTGGCGATGCGCTTGAGGCGCACGAGATTTGGAGAGGCGATAGCGGCCACGGATCGGTCCTGGTCACGAGGAGGGCGCGGCGGCCGGAGCCGCCACGCCGGAGTTGGGGACTAGTTCTTGGTGGCCTTCCAATAGCGGTCGTCCGACAGCGTCAGGCCCAGTTCGAGGTTTTCGACATTGGCGCGGACGGCGACGCGGCGCACTTCCTGGAACATGTAGAGGAAGGGCGAGATGTCGGTGTGTTCGAGCTGGATTTCCTCGTACATCTGACGGCGCTTCTCGTTGTCGTTCTCGCGCAGCGCGGCCATGGTGCGCGGCGAGATATCGCCAGCGTCCCAACCGAAGCGGTCGGCAAGGCTCGACGAGCCATCCGGGGTGTCTTCGGAATTGACGGCAAAGGCCTTGGCGTTGGAGTGCGGATCTGGATAGTCCGGACCCCAGAGACCAACCCAGATGTCGAGATCGGCCGAGCGGTAGCGTTCCAGCCACTGCTGACCGTCGACGACGAGCAGGTTCAGCTCAACGCCGGCCTGCGCCATGGTGGCCTGAGCGGCCTGGGCGAAGTCGGTGTAGGGAGGCGTGTTCCAGACGACGGCGTCGAGTTTGACGGGCGTCTGCACGCCGCTCGAAGCGATCAGTTCCTTGGCCTTTTCGATATCGAGCGAATAGGGGTTGTGGTCGATGGC encodes:
- the nikC gene encoding nickel transporter permease — its product is MSAVDTALPVDSAGRARWKQIVSFSRRFARNPLGMFGLFILLALLFCAAFAELIAPFDPYLPNLAARLTAPGAEFWLGSDELGRDILSRVIYGSRLTLLIVALVIVTSAPIGLLIGVVSGTYGGWLDALFMRITDVFLAVPKLLLALAFVAALGPGIVNAAIAITLTAWPPYARMARAEALAVRNSDYVNAVRLAGASEFHIIFFHIIPMCLSSVIVRMTLDMAGIILTAAGLGFIGLGAQPPLPEWGAMISTGRKFIFDQWWVATVPGFAIFIVSLGFNLLGDAIRDLLDPHLKARS
- a CDS encoding ABC transporter permease; protein product: MAAIASPNLVRLKRIANGLVTTAITLLGLVALTFFIGRVIPIDPVLSIVGEKATPEAYDKVFYELGLDKPVWEQFTSYTLKLLQGDFGTSFTTTRPVLTDLLSFFPATLELATLGLVLGVVLGIPAGVASAYWHDKWPDHLIRIIGLIGYSVPIFWLGLVGLYVFYYKLSWVAGPGQLDVFYVGVVKPITNSILIDSLLRGEWEVFWNAVSHIILPVCLIGYFSMAYLSRMTRSLMLDQLTQEYVLTARLKGASELEVVLGHALRNAAIPLVTIIALSYGGLLEGSVLIETVFGWPGIGNYIASSLFRGDINAVLGGTFLVGAIFILLNQLSDVLYATLDPRTREASK
- a CDS encoding ABC transporter ATP-binding protein, encoding MTAPLAEIKNLRISFPTEEGGWHQAVRGVSFALGREKLGIVGESGSGKSLSGRALLGVLPDYARVEADILSFDGIDLLKASRGERRKLRGSRLGMVLQDPKFSLNPVMPVGKQIVEAIRIGNRKLGKTEAKKIALDMLESLHIRNPEAVFDRYPHELSGGMGQRIMIAMMVVREPDLLIADEPTSALDVTVQMQVLNILDELVTRRQMGLIFISHDLQLVSRFCDRIIVMYAGQIVETLAASDLHKAEHPYTRGLLACLPTIDGPLDPLPTLQREDAWRQAL